In the genome of Patagioenas fasciata isolate bPatFas1 chromosome 12, bPatFas1.hap1, whole genome shotgun sequence, one region contains:
- the PTPN9 gene encoding tyrosine-protein phosphatase non-receptor type 9 — protein sequence MAAELSAEEEQATKQFLEEINKWTGQYNVSPLSWNVAVKFLMARKFDVLRAIELFHSYRETRLKEGIVKLKPHEEPLRSELLSGKFTILSVRDPSGASIALFTAKLHHPSKSVQHVVLQALFYLLDRAVESFETQRNGLVFIYDMAGSQYTNFELDLSKKILNLLKGAFPARLKKVFIVGAPMWFRVPYSIISLLLKEKLRERVQMVKMSELKEHLPRECLPEYLGGSLKLDPLSWNCRFLPQQNGHPDPLDELILVPLVAPKDNGSVHVPGPKSLTLQELLDHVSRKQKRGIYEEYEDIRRRSPTGTFVCSLAPYNQEKNRYGDVPCLDQTRVKLAKPYSRPELTDYINASFMDGYKQRNAYIGTQGPLENTYGDFWRMVWEQNILVIVMTTRLEEGGRRKCGQYWPLEKDIQVCFGALTITNLGMENLNHYKKTILEIHSSETRERRLVSHFQYLSWPDYGVPSSAATLIDFLGAVKQQQRVAVSALGPRFKGHPGGPPIVVHCSAGIGRTGTFCALDICLSQLQDVGTLNIYQTVLRMRTQRAFSIQTPEQYYFCYTAILEHAQRQGLLLPNHSRAAQERSSPGH from the exons ATGGCCGCGGAGCTCAGCGCCGAGGAGGAGCAG GCGACCAAGCAGTTCctggaggagatcaacaagtggACGGGCCAGTACAATGTGTCCCCGCTCTCCTGGAATGTGGCCGTCAAGTTCCTCATGGCCCGCAAGTTCGACGTCCTGCGGGCCATCGAGCTCTTCCACTCCTACCGG GAGACGCGGCTGAAGGAGGGAATCGTGAAGCTGAAGCCGCATGAGGAGCCGCTGCGCTCGGAGCTGCTCAGCGGCAAGTTCACCATCCTG AGCGTGCGGGACCCCTCGGGAGCCTCCATCGCCCTCTTCACGGCCAAGCTGCACCACCCCAGCAAGAGCGTGCAGCACGTGGTGCTCCAGGCGCTCTTCTACCTGCTGGACCGTGCAGTGGAGAG CTTTGAAACCCAGAGGAACGGGCTGGTGTTCATCTACGACATGGCAGGGTCACAGTACACCAACTTCGAACTGGACCTCAGCAAGAAGATCCTCAACCTGCTGAAG GGTGCCTTCCCGGCTCGGCTCAAGAAGGTTTTCATCGTGGGAGCGCCCATGTGGTTCCGCGTGCCCTACTCCATCATCAGCCTGCTGCTCAAGGAGAAGCTGCGGGAGCGG GTGCAGATGGTGAAGATGTCGGAGCTGAAGGAGCACCTGCCCCGGGAGTGTCTCCCCGAGTATCTTGGGGGGTCCCTCAAGCTGGACCCTCTGAGCTGGAACTGCcggttcctgccccagcagaatGGGCACCCCGACCCCCTGGACGAGCTCATCCTGGTGCCACTGGTGGCCCCCAAAGATAACGGCTCTGTCCACGTCCCCGGGCCCAAGTCCCTCaccctccaggagctgctggatcACGTCAGCCGCAAGCAGAAGCGGGGCATCTACGAAGAGTACGAAGATATTCGGCGCAGGAGCCCGACCGGCACCTTCGTTTGCTCTTT GGCACCCTACAACCAGGAGAAGAACCGGTACGGGGACGTGCCCTGCCTGGACCAAACACGAGTCAAGCTGGCCAAGCCGTACAGCCGCCCAGAG CTGACCGACTACATCAACGCGAGCTTCATGGATGGCTACAAGCAGAGGAACGCATACATCGGGACCCAGG GGCCTCTGGAAAACACCTACGGTGACTTCTGGCGCATGGTATGGGAGCAAAACATCCTGGTGATCGTGATGACGACCCG GCtggaggagggaggcaggagaaaGTGTGGCCAGTACTGGCCCCTGGAGAAGGATATCCAGGTGTGCTTCGGGGCCCTGACCATCACCAACCTGGGCATGGAGAACCTCAACCATTACAAGAAAACCATCCTGGAGATCCACAGCTCAGAG ACCAGGGAGCGGCGGCTGGTGTCCCATTTCCAGTACCTGAGCTGGCCAGACTATGGCGTCCCCTCCTCCGCCGCCACCCTCATTGACTTCTTGGGGGctgtgaagcagcagcagagggtggCAGTCAGTGCCCTGGGACCTCGCTTCAAGGGTCACCCGGGGGGACCCCCAATCGTGGTGCACTGCAGTGCTGGCATTGGCAGGACAG GTACCTTCTGTGCGCTGGACATCTGCCTGTCCCAGCTGCAGGACGTGGGCACGCTGAACATCTACCAGACAGTGCTGCGCATGCGGACCCAGCGCGCCTTCAGCATACAGACCCCCGAGCAGTATTATTTCTGTTACACTGCCATCCTCGAGCACGCCCAGCGCCAGGGCCTCCTGCTCCCCAACCACAGCCGTGCCGCCCAGGAGAGGAGCTCGCCGGGACACTGA